GCTGCTCTGCAGAAAGACCGGCCAGATTTAATTGTGTCGGCATGGCAGGAAATTATCGGACAAAAGTTTGCTCCCATGGCTAAAGCAATAGGCTTTGAAAAAGGGATTTTAATGGTAAAGGTTAGTAATTCTACTTTATATAGTTTGCTTGCCCAACATGAAAAAAAGC
This is a stretch of genomic DNA from Candidatus Rhabdochlamydia oedothoracis. It encodes these proteins:
- a CDS encoding DUF721 domain-containing protein, whose amino-acid sequence is MPKMLERIAALQKDRPDLIVSAWQEIIGQKFAPMAKAIGFEKGILMVKVSNSTLYSLLAQHEKKRLLQMLRKKFPYIEIKTIHFRIG